Proteins found in one Paenibacillus dendritiformis genomic segment:
- a CDS encoding DNA alkylation repair protein has product MTVEDIMKKLEAMGSEQTKKTFLRHGAQEPLFGVKVGDLKKLVKDVKKDQALARALYETGNSDAMYLAGLTVNPKTMDRETLQAWAKRANWYLLAEYTVAGVAAESPYALELAREWMQSSDEMIAACGWSTYANYISITQDEDLDLEEIRRLLQQIAATIHSEKNRVRYTMNMFVIVIGSYVRPLHEEAVQVAEAIGKVQVHMGQTACKVPDAVPYIEKTVAAGKLGTRKKTCIC; this is encoded by the coding sequence ATGACCGTAGAAGACATCATGAAGAAGCTGGAAGCGATGGGGTCGGAGCAGACGAAAAAAACGTTCCTCCGGCATGGGGCCCAGGAGCCGCTATTCGGCGTCAAGGTGGGGGACCTGAAGAAGCTGGTCAAAGATGTGAAGAAGGATCAAGCGCTCGCCCGAGCGTTGTACGAGACGGGCAACAGCGATGCGATGTATTTGGCCGGGCTGACGGTGAACCCGAAGACGATGGACAGGGAGACGCTGCAGGCTTGGGCGAAGCGGGCCAATTGGTATTTACTTGCGGAGTATACGGTAGCAGGCGTGGCGGCGGAGAGCCCGTATGCCCTTGAACTGGCCCGGGAATGGATGCAGTCCAGCGACGAGATGATCGCTGCTTGCGGCTGGAGCACGTACGCGAACTATATCTCGATTACGCAGGATGAAGACTTGGATCTGGAAGAGATCCGCCGGCTTCTGCAGCAGATTGCGGCAACGATTCATAGCGAGAAGAATCGGGTGCGCTATACGATGAACATGTTCGTGATCGTCATCGGATCTTATGTCCGGCCTCTGCACGAGGAGGCAGTCCAGGTGGCCGAGGCGATCGGGAAGGTCCAGGTTCATATGGGGCAGACCGCATGCAAGGTGCCGGATGCCGTGCCTTATATCGAGAAGACGGTCGCCGCCGGCAAGCTGGGGACCCGGAAGAAGACTTGTATTTGTTAA
- a CDS encoding DUF6953 family protein codes for MEATAQQVAEWMVSEIQAKGVVHQSDVIAYVRAHFGEAFVFVNERGNASLDKEVKKAFRKLHRGRIAWDRDGFCWGWT; via the coding sequence ATGGAAGCGACCGCACAGCAAGTGGCGGAATGGATGGTATCCGAGATTCAGGCGAAGGGAGTCGTCCATCAGAGCGATGTGATTGCGTATGTGCGCGCTCATTTCGGCGAAGCGTTCGTGTTCGTCAATGAGAGAGGCAATGCGTCGCTGGACAAGGAAGTGAAGAAGGCATTCCGGAAGCTGCACCGCGGCCGGATTGCCTGGGATCGGGACGGCTTCTGCTGGGGGTGGACATAA
- the rnhA gene encoding ribonuclease H: MAQAKYYVVWAGHRPGIYASWAECKAQTDNYKDAKYKSFPSKAAAEQAYRDGWQKHWGKKKDGTGSPARGGAASSAPPAEVDYDSISVDVGTRGNPGPVEYRGVSTRTGEVLFAVGPIPNGTNNLGEFLAIVHSLAYLKRKGSNQTVYSDSRTAMKWVREKKVATTLERNESTKEIWNLVDRALGWLQTNTYNNKVLKWDTKAWGEIKADYGRK, encoded by the coding sequence GTGGCACAGGCAAAATATTACGTCGTATGGGCCGGTCATCGTCCAGGCATCTATGCAAGCTGGGCGGAATGCAAGGCGCAGACGGATAACTATAAAGATGCCAAGTACAAATCTTTTCCTTCCAAGGCCGCGGCGGAGCAGGCCTATCGGGACGGCTGGCAGAAGCATTGGGGCAAGAAGAAGGACGGGACAGGCTCGCCAGCCCGGGGAGGCGCGGCTTCCAGTGCCCCGCCGGCCGAGGTGGATTACGACAGCATCTCCGTCGATGTCGGCACGAGGGGCAATCCGGGGCCGGTGGAGTACCGGGGCGTGTCAACGCGGACGGGCGAGGTGTTGTTTGCCGTCGGTCCGATCCCGAACGGTACGAATAATCTGGGAGAGTTCCTGGCTATCGTCCACTCGCTGGCGTATTTGAAGCGGAAGGGCAGCAACCAGACGGTGTACAGCGACTCTCGAACCGCCATGAAATGGGTGCGGGAGAAGAAGGTGGCCACCACCCTGGAGCGCAACGAGTCTACGAAGGAGATCTGGAATCTCGTGGATCGGGCGCTTGGCTGGCTCCAGACGAACACCTATAACAACAAGGTGCTGAAATGGGACACGAAGGCATGGGGCGAGATTAAGGCCGATTACGGCCGGAAATAG
- a CDS encoding spore coat protein, with the protein MEMHELTAFQANHLMAFKMMLDDVKDAKLRGLYEEAIYAMENNLKELLGYYPMAPAFVRHVGDGADMTGFYAGHLLAFCKTTVRSYAIGITETSTPSLRQTLKKQLNAAIDLHAKVFHYMLDRGYYPSYDLPKLLENDMKNANKALSM; encoded by the coding sequence ATGGAAATGCACGAGTTGACGGCGTTCCAGGCAAACCATCTGATGGCGTTCAAAATGATGCTGGATGACGTCAAGGATGCGAAGCTGCGCGGATTATATGAGGAAGCGATCTATGCAATGGAGAACAACTTGAAGGAGCTGCTTGGATATTACCCGATGGCCCCGGCATTTGTTCGTCATGTGGGGGACGGCGCGGATATGACCGGGTTCTACGCCGGGCATCTGCTCGCCTTCTGCAAGACGACGGTCCGGAGCTACGCCATCGGCATTACCGAGACGTCGACTCCGTCGCTGCGTCAGACGCTGAAGAAGCAGCTCAATGCCGCGATCGACCTGCATGCGAAGGTGTTCCATTATATGCTGGATCGCGGATATTATCCTTCATACGACCTGCCGAAGCTGCTGGAGAACGATATGAAGAACGCCAACAAGGCATTGTCAATGTGA
- a CDS encoding YebC/PmpR family DNA-binding transcriptional regulator — translation MGRKWNNIKEKKASKDTNTSRIYARFGREIYVAAKQGEPNPESNQALKFVIERAKTYNVPKAIIDRAVEKAKGGSDENYDELRYEGFGPNGTMVIVDALTNNVNRTASEVRAAFNKNGGSLGVSGSVNYMFDQTAVIGLEGKTAEEVLEILMNADLDVRDILEEDETVIIYAEPDQFHAVQNALREAGTEEFTVAELTMLPQTYVSLPEDVQGQFDKMIDALEDLDDVQQVYHNVDQ, via the coding sequence ATGGGGCGTAAATGGAATAACATTAAGGAAAAGAAAGCATCCAAGGATACTAACACGAGTCGTATATATGCCCGATTCGGCAGAGAGATTTATGTGGCTGCGAAGCAGGGGGAGCCGAATCCCGAATCCAATCAAGCCTTGAAGTTTGTAATAGAGCGCGCCAAAACATACAATGTGCCGAAAGCAATCATTGATCGTGCGGTTGAGAAGGCCAAAGGCGGCTCGGATGAAAATTATGATGAGCTTCGCTACGAAGGCTTCGGTCCGAATGGGACCATGGTGATTGTGGATGCCTTGACCAACAACGTGAACCGGACAGCGTCCGAGGTGCGTGCCGCATTCAACAAAAACGGCGGCAGCCTGGGTGTTAGCGGATCGGTCAATTATATGTTCGATCAGACGGCCGTCATTGGCTTGGAAGGCAAGACCGCCGAGGAAGTGCTGGAGATTCTGATGAATGCGGATCTGGATGTCCGCGACATCCTCGAAGAGGACGAGACGGTCATCATCTATGCAGAGCCCGATCAGTTCCATGCGGTCCAGAATGCGCTGCGCGAAGCGGGCACTGAAGAGTTTACTGTGGCGGAGCTGACGATGCTGCCTCAAACCTATGTGTCCCTTCCGGAAGACGTGCAGGGGCAATTTGACAAAATGATTGATGCGCTGGAAGATTTGGACGATGTGCAGCAGGTCTACCACAACGTCGATCAATAG
- a CDS encoding DUF6054 family protein, which produces MVKDNQNANLVHEEYHDLQKGTFIGTQGYENYYFRSKNRVALVVIIDNLYGRTHVRAISTGSSEGLFFNIDWGAASNFTSSVERSNKNAPPRIHWIPKGVPMSILRGALQT; this is translated from the coding sequence TTGGTCAAGGACAATCAAAATGCCAATCTGGTTCATGAGGAATATCATGATCTGCAAAAGGGGACATTCATCGGTACGCAAGGGTACGAAAACTATTATTTCCGCTCCAAAAACAGGGTGGCATTAGTAGTCATTATCGATAACCTCTACGGGCGAACCCACGTCCGTGCGATCTCGACAGGAAGCTCCGAAGGATTGTTTTTCAATATCGATTGGGGTGCGGCATCGAACTTCACTTCTTCCGTTGAGCGCTCAAATAAAAATGCACCACCTAGAATTCATTGGATACCTAAGGGGGTTCCAATGTCTATTCTAAGGGGTGCACTTCAGACATGA
- a CDS encoding IS110 family transposase: MDAVRECCCGLDVHQKTVVACILYGDLESKPKKVIESFGTTTTELLRLQDWLNAHQCKEVAMESTGVLWKPVWNILESSCHLVLANAKQIKNTPGRKTDKKDAEWIAQLHRCGLIQPSVVLPQHLRDLRDLTRYRLRIVATIASEKNRIHKILQDGNIKLTSFMSDLFGGSGRLLLEKLMDGEVLVEDDVRELVKTKLKTKVPQLVEALNGQLRRHHRVMMRAHWKHLLFEEAQLQEIESLIDEQLEPYRKEIECLDSIPGIDKSCASAIFAEMGPDIATRFPTVEQFTSWAGVSPGNNESAGAQEKPEMPAREQVSETQHNASGMGKLQVKESNRGAL; encoded by the coding sequence ATGGATGCCGTACGCGAATGCTGTTGCGGATTAGATGTCCATCAAAAAACGGTAGTTGCCTGTATCCTTTACGGGGATTTAGAATCCAAGCCCAAGAAAGTCATCGAAAGCTTTGGAACAACGACTACCGAACTACTCCGACTTCAAGATTGGCTTAACGCACATCAGTGTAAAGAAGTAGCCATGGAGAGCACAGGTGTGCTGTGGAAACCGGTATGGAATATTTTGGAGTCTAGCTGCCATTTAGTGTTGGCTAACGCTAAACAAATCAAGAATACACCAGGGCGTAAGACAGACAAGAAAGATGCGGAGTGGATTGCACAACTTCATCGTTGTGGTCTCATTCAACCAAGCGTGGTGTTGCCGCAGCATTTGCGGGATTTACGAGATCTAACGAGGTATCGTCTGAGAATCGTGGCGACCATTGCTTCTGAGAAGAATCGTATCCATAAAATTCTTCAAGACGGAAACATCAAGCTTACGAGTTTTATGAGCGATTTGTTCGGCGGTTCCGGGCGTCTGCTCCTGGAAAAGCTCATGGACGGAGAAGTACTCGTAGAAGATGACGTACGCGAACTCGTCAAAACCAAGCTAAAAACAAAAGTGCCTCAGTTAGTTGAAGCTCTGAATGGTCAGCTACGGCGACATCATCGTGTTATGATGCGTGCACACTGGAAGCACCTGCTGTTTGAGGAAGCACAACTGCAAGAAATTGAATCATTAATCGACGAACAGCTTGAGCCTTATCGAAAAGAGATTGAGTGTTTAGACAGCATTCCCGGAATTGACAAGTCTTGTGCTTCCGCTATATTTGCAGAAATGGGGCCGGATATCGCCACGCGTTTTCCCACGGTCGAGCAATTCACCTCATGGGCAGGGGTATCTCCAGGTAATAATGAGAGCGCGGGGGCGCAAGAAAAGCCGGAAATGCCTGCAAGGGAACAAGTATCTGAAACGCAGCATAACGCAAGCGGCATGGGCAAATTACAGGTCAAGGAATCGAATCGGGGAGCACTTTAG
- the pgmB gene encoding beta-phosphoglucomutase, with amino-acid sequence MNQTSSLQAVLFDLDGVITDTAEYHYLAWNAIAEELGIPFSREFNENLKGVSRMDSLKLLLSQAPTPPSYTEEELDQLADRKNKLYQELIDKVTPADLLPGIADFIADIKRHGVKMGLASASKNALAVISRLGIADQFDVIVDAAKLKNNKPDPEIFLTGAAALNADPKYCIGVEDAVAGVDAIKAAGMFAVAIGSPAAFPHADLVLESTSQLRFEDLAKRFT; translated from the coding sequence ATGAATCAGACAAGTTCGCTGCAGGCTGTCCTGTTCGATCTGGATGGCGTCATTACGGATACAGCAGAGTATCATTATTTGGCCTGGAATGCGATTGCCGAAGAGCTGGGAATCCCGTTCAGCCGCGAATTCAACGAGAATCTCAAAGGTGTCTCACGCATGGATTCCTTGAAGCTCCTGCTCAGCCAAGCGCCAACACCGCCGTCCTATACGGAAGAGGAGCTGGATCAGCTGGCGGATCGGAAAAACAAGCTGTACCAAGAGCTGATCGACAAGGTGACGCCCGCCGACCTGCTGCCCGGCATCGCGGATTTCATTGCCGATATTAAGCGGCACGGCGTGAAGATGGGGCTCGCCTCCGCCAGCAAAAACGCGCTGGCGGTCATCAGCCGCCTCGGCATCGCGGATCAGTTCGACGTCATCGTGGATGCCGCGAAATTGAAGAACAACAAGCCCGATCCGGAAATCTTCCTGACCGGCGCAGCGGCGCTGAACGCCGATCCGAAGTACTGCATCGGGGTCGAGGATGCGGTCGCGGGCGTGGACGCCATCAAGGCCGCGGGCATGTTCGCGGTGGCCATCGGAAGCCCGGCCGCGTTCCCGCACGCCGACCTGGTGCTGGAGAGCACGTCGCAGCTTCGGTTCGAAGACTTGGCGAAGCGGTTCACCTAA
- a CDS encoding glycoside hydrolase family 65 protein has translation MTWTISNRDLTSDALLNMESIFALGNGYLGVRGNFEEGYGEAMPTIRGTYLNAFHDVIDIPYGEKLFAFPDTQQKLVNLIDAQTIQIYVGEEEEPFRLDQGRVTAFERRLHLDKGYAERTVRWTSPSGKELKLTFRRLVSFIRRELFAINILIEPVNFTGGIKIVSTVNGNVTNYTNPNDPRVGAGHAKRLTVADFGTEGSYGYVVDETMTSSLQAACVACHRFDGEAKEAWEAASGQVVYTATADVSGPVSFTKYSIYTDTLRHGDGLVKQGIALQDQLAALSFDELLAEQAHYMENFWKSADIVIEKDDKLQEGIRFNLFQLLQSAGRDRHSNISAKGLSGEGYEGHYFWDTEIYMFPIFLMNQPEIAKQLLLYRYSILDQARARAREMGHRRGALFPWRTIAGTECSSFFPAGTAQYHISADIAYSYIQYYLAELDNEFLLSYGAEVLIETARLWAEIGHYHQGAFHIDEVTGPDEYTCLVNNNYYTNVMAKHNLKWAAKSCAILQSYDTAGLQALCDRLGVTSEEIEAWEKAAEAMLLPYDEELGINPQDDTFLRKAVWDFENTPKDKYPLLLHYHPLTIYRYQVCKQADTVLAHFLLEDEQDLDTIRRSYDYYERITTHDSSLSSCIFSIMAAKIGDVDKAYDYFIETARLDLDNTHGNTKDGLHLANMGGTWMSIVYGFAGMRLKESGLSLAPVLPAAWEQYAFRLTFRGRLIAVRVAGNGVTLELLEGDKLDIALYGKPVSLDNTGAVHRPLGAK, from the coding sequence ATGACCTGGACAATTTCCAACCGTGATTTGACATCGGACGCACTGCTCAATATGGAAAGTATCTTTGCTCTTGGCAACGGTTACTTGGGCGTGCGGGGCAACTTCGAAGAAGGCTACGGGGAAGCCATGCCGACGATTCGCGGCACCTATTTGAACGCTTTTCACGATGTTATCGATATTCCTTACGGGGAGAAGCTCTTCGCCTTCCCGGATACGCAGCAAAAGCTGGTCAATCTCATCGACGCTCAGACTATCCAGATTTATGTCGGCGAGGAGGAAGAGCCGTTCCGCCTCGATCAAGGCCGAGTGACGGCCTTCGAACGCCGCCTTCATCTGGACAAGGGGTATGCCGAACGCACGGTGCGCTGGACCTCGCCATCGGGCAAGGAGTTGAAGCTGACGTTCCGCCGATTGGTATCGTTCATCCGCAGGGAACTGTTCGCCATCAACATCTTGATTGAACCGGTCAACTTCACGGGCGGCATCAAGATTGTCTCGACGGTCAACGGCAATGTGACCAACTACACCAACCCGAATGATCCCCGCGTCGGCGCAGGCCATGCCAAGCGTCTGACCGTAGCGGACTTCGGAACCGAGGGCTCGTACGGCTATGTCGTGGACGAGACGATGACGTCCTCGCTGCAGGCGGCCTGCGTGGCCTGCCACCGCTTCGATGGCGAGGCGAAGGAAGCTTGGGAAGCCGCATCCGGCCAGGTTGTCTATACGGCAACGGCCGATGTATCCGGTCCGGTAAGCTTCACCAAATACAGCATCTATACCGACACGCTGCGCCATGGGGACGGTCTGGTGAAGCAAGGCATCGCGCTTCAAGATCAGCTTGCGGCGCTGTCGTTCGACGAACTGCTTGCGGAGCAAGCGCATTATATGGAGAATTTCTGGAAGTCGGCAGACATCGTCATCGAGAAGGATGACAAGCTGCAGGAAGGCATCCGCTTCAATCTGTTCCAGCTGCTTCAATCGGCGGGACGGGACCGGCACAGCAATATCTCGGCCAAAGGCTTGAGCGGAGAAGGCTACGAAGGCCATTATTTCTGGGATACGGAAATTTATATGTTCCCGATCTTCCTCATGAACCAGCCGGAGATTGCGAAGCAGCTGCTGCTGTACCGCTATTCGATTCTGGATCAGGCGAGAGCGAGAGCCCGGGAGATGGGGCATCGCCGGGGCGCGCTGTTCCCGTGGCGCACGATCGCAGGGACGGAATGCTCGTCCTTCTTCCCGGCAGGCACCGCGCAGTACCATATTAGCGCCGATATCGCTTACAGCTATATCCAATATTATCTGGCCGAGCTGGATAACGAGTTCCTGTTGTCCTATGGAGCCGAGGTGCTCATCGAGACGGCCCGCCTATGGGCGGAGATCGGGCATTACCATCAAGGGGCCTTCCATATCGACGAGGTCACCGGTCCGGACGAGTACACCTGTCTGGTCAACAACAACTACTATACGAACGTCATGGCCAAGCATAACCTGAAATGGGCGGCCAAGAGCTGTGCTATCCTGCAATCCTACGATACGGCGGGGCTGCAGGCGCTGTGCGATCGTCTCGGCGTCACTTCCGAGGAAATCGAGGCATGGGAGAAGGCCGCGGAGGCAATGCTGCTTCCGTATGATGAAGAGCTGGGCATCAACCCGCAGGATGATACGTTCCTGCGCAAGGCGGTCTGGGACTTCGAGAATACGCCGAAGGACAAGTACCCGCTCCTGCTTCATTATCATCCGCTGACCATATACCGCTATCAGGTCTGTAAGCAGGCGGACACGGTGCTGGCGCATTTCCTGCTTGAGGATGAGCAGGATCTCGACACCATCCGCCGGTCTTACGATTATTATGAACGGATCACAACGCATGACTCTTCCTTGTCCTCCTGCATCTTCAGCATTATGGCCGCCAAGATCGGCGACGTGGACAAGGCATACGACTACTTCATCGAGACGGCGCGCCTCGATCTGGACAATACGCACGGCAATACGAAGGACGGCTTGCATCTCGCCAACATGGGCGGCACATGGATGTCGATCGTCTACGGCTTCGCCGGAATGCGCCTGAAGGAGAGCGGGCTGTCGCTCGCGCCGGTTCTGCCGGCAGCATGGGAGCAATACGCCTTCCGCCTTACGTTCCGCGGACGCCTGATCGCGGTGCGCGTCGCCGGCAATGGCGTCACGCTTGAGCTGTTGGAAGGCGACAAGCTGGACATCGCCTTGTACGGCAAGCCGGTAAGCCTGGACAACACCGGGGCGGTTCACCGTCCGCTTGGCGCCAAGTAA
- a CDS encoding helix-turn-helix domain-containing protein yields the protein MQYLRDNYVHPPFDYEQELLEAIRFGDENKALDMLNRINKLEGAVLATYPLRSRKNALIASCTLFTRAIIKGGVDAETAFQLSDTLILEIERMSDVERLNLFEYEMLMQFIATIRREKEVLPYSHIVNLSVHYIREHIFQDLALKGIADHIGVHPSYLSDRFKRETGMSITSFIHAKKVEESKHLLIYTNQSISEIAFLFKFCSQSYYTQIFKKFTGMTPREFRRDNSGK from the coding sequence ATGCAATACTTGCGGGATAATTATGTTCATCCTCCGTTCGATTATGAACAAGAATTGCTGGAGGCGATCCGGTTCGGCGACGAGAACAAGGCGCTCGATATGCTGAACCGCATCAACAAGCTGGAAGGCGCGGTGCTGGCTACCTATCCGCTGCGCTCCAGGAAGAATGCGCTGATTGCTTCCTGCACGCTGTTCACCCGGGCGATTATTAAGGGCGGCGTGGATGCGGAGACCGCCTTTCAGCTTAGCGATACGCTGATTTTGGAGATCGAGCGGATGAGCGACGTCGAGCGGCTCAACCTGTTCGAATACGAAATGCTGATGCAGTTCATCGCCACGATCCGGCGGGAGAAGGAAGTGCTGCCCTATTCGCATATTGTCAATCTATCGGTGCATTATATTCGGGAGCATATTTTCCAGGATCTTGCCTTGAAAGGGATCGCGGACCATATAGGCGTGCATCCGAGTTATTTGTCGGATCGCTTCAAGCGCGAGACCGGCATGTCCATTACTTCGTTCATTCACGCGAAGAAGGTGGAGGAATCGAAGCATCTGCTCATTTATACGAATCAGTCCATTTCCGAAATCGCTTTCCTGTTCAAGTTCTGCAGCCAAAGTTATTATACACAGATCTTCAAAAAATTTACGGGCATGACGCCGAGGGAGTTCCGCAGGGACAATTCCGGCAAGTAA
- a CDS encoding sensor histidine kinase has protein sequence MNKLKQKILHWSLEKKLIAAFSCFIIVPLLLIGGIVSWVYVDNNRNTMLDAAVENNRQIMNNIDTSMQPLLRLSMFPLQESTIYQIMRKEYSMMPYPMLERGRDFDTVNGLILNGMMLYSDLIDSAIIYHGNDHIIIGRSNSQYLNMSYLDKEFIHEPFVQRIREEHGGYVPIGIHQERLLSPHGQPVVSVGRAIRDPYTKKDLGFILLNISVDKLKTLWRDSSMTENTNFYLIDEDNRIIYSKDPNGMKTLWRDSSMTENTNFYLIDEDNRIIYSKDPNGIGQPASKILGEPFQELPGETLTQEKKDTYLISSSSKLSNWKAVTVIPKHELFSIVYLMVAIMAVSLILLLVLSILISAQIATMIMKPLSDLNSKMKLVSQGQLNVQFDKQYGEIGIISNTVDNMLKEIRGLIARIYREEEEKRDLEMIALQSQIRPHFIYNTLNVIKWMAKIQGATGIEEALHAFSSVIKFTVKTSGNYVTIADEVEFIRNYTNILDYRYMNKFDVTYEIDPGVLSCKTLKFLLQPLVENAVFHGFTGIDYKGSLIISIQEDKERNELVMQVTDNGRGLPEEGQESRTEEDSPRDPFTSIGIANVRSRIELHFGTEYGLWITDREQGGTVATIRVPVINEETAG, from the coding sequence ATGAACAAACTGAAGCAGAAAATATTGCATTGGAGCCTCGAGAAGAAATTAATCGCGGCATTTTCCTGTTTTATTATCGTCCCGCTGTTGCTGATCGGCGGCATTGTATCCTGGGTATATGTGGACAATAACCGAAATACGATGCTGGATGCCGCGGTCGAGAACAACCGGCAGATTATGAACAATATCGACACGTCAATGCAGCCTCTGCTGCGCTTGTCCATGTTTCCGCTGCAGGAATCGACCATATACCAGATTATGCGCAAGGAATACAGCATGATGCCTTATCCGATGCTGGAACGCGGACGGGACTTCGACACGGTGAACGGTCTGATCCTCAATGGCATGATGCTGTACTCCGATCTGATCGATTCGGCTATCATTTACCATGGCAATGACCATATCATTATTGGCCGCAGCAACAGTCAATACTTGAACATGTCTTACCTGGACAAGGAATTCATCCACGAGCCGTTCGTGCAGAGGATTAGAGAGGAGCACGGAGGATATGTTCCTATCGGGATTCACCAGGAACGGCTGCTGTCGCCGCATGGCCAGCCCGTCGTGTCTGTCGGGAGAGCCATTCGTGATCCATATACAAAAAAAGACCTGGGATTCATCCTGCTGAATATATCCGTCGACAAGCTGAAGACGCTATGGAGAGATTCCTCCATGACGGAGAATACGAATTTTTATTTGATCGACGAGGACAACCGCATTATATACAGTAAGGATCCGAACGGGATGAAGACGCTATGGAGAGATTCCTCCATGACGGAGAATACGAATTTTTATTTGATCGACGAGGACAACCGCATTATATACAGTAAGGATCCGAACGGGATCGGCCAGCCGGCTTCCAAGATTCTCGGGGAACCGTTCCAGGAGCTGCCTGGCGAAACGCTGACTCAAGAGAAGAAGGATACGTACCTGATATCCTCCTCCTCCAAGCTGTCGAACTGGAAGGCGGTTACCGTCATTCCGAAGCATGAGCTGTTCTCGATCGTCTATCTGATGGTCGCGATTATGGCGGTCAGCCTGATCCTGCTGCTGGTGCTGTCCATCCTGATCTCGGCACAGATTGCGACCATGATCATGAAGCCGCTTTCGGACTTGAACAGCAAGATGAAGCTGGTCTCCCAGGGCCAGCTCAATGTGCAATTCGACAAGCAGTATGGCGAGATCGGCATTATCAGCAATACGGTCGATAATATGCTGAAGGAGATAAGGGGCTTGATTGCGCGGATTTACCGCGAGGAAGAAGAGAAGCGGGATTTGGAAATGATCGCCCTTCAATCTCAGATCCGCCCGCATTTTATTTATAATACACTGAACGTGATTAAGTGGATGGCCAAGATCCAGGGGGCCACGGGAATCGAAGAAGCGCTTCATGCGTTCTCGTCCGTCATCAAATTCACCGTAAAGACGAGCGGCAACTATGTCACGATTGCCGATGAAGTGGAATTCATCCGGAATTATACGAACATTCTCGATTACCGTTATATGAACAAATTCGATGTGACCTATGAGATCGATCCTGGCGTCCTCTCCTGTAAAACCTTGAAATTCTTGCTCCAGCCATTGGTGGAGAACGCGGTATTCCACGGATTTACCGGAATCGACTACAAAGGCAGCCTGATTATTTCGATACAAGAAGATAAGGAACGAAATGAGCTGGTCATGCAGGTAACGGACAACGGGCGCGGCTTACCGGAAGAAGGACAAGAATCGCGGACGGAAGAAGATAGCCCGCGCGATCCGTTCACTTCTATTGGCATTGCGAACGTGCGAAGCCGCATCGAGCTTCATTTCGGAACGGAGTACGGCTTATGGATTACAGACCGGGAGCAGGGCGGGACCGTCGCGACGATCCGGGTTCCGGTTATCAACGAAGAAACGGCAGGGTGA